One segment of Coffea arabica cultivar ET-39 chromosome 7c, Coffea Arabica ET-39 HiFi, whole genome shotgun sequence DNA contains the following:
- the LOC113699365 gene encoding putative disease resistance protein At4g10780 isoform X3 has translation MANKLIDLGIRPLYGYISLEKKMQHVQKELDHLRHQWDNMIARVQGAQSHLRKKRKRAVEEWLKAVDEIKIEFGSLKEQAQQASFYSIYARLKMVQHADKMIKEVTELGASLEEILPDGLLVETEWQGQKIETNLKEIWAWLMNDGISSVGIYGMAGVGKTTLAKRIYEDFVIGTKFSDKVYWVTASQEGTIHKLQDSVAIAINVDLSNEEDERKRAAKLFLALSRMEDFVIILDDVWIPFDINKIGIPLGLDGSKLIVTSRSLEVCHQVGCQKEIKVKPLCEKEAWTLFLEKLRPSLELPLDVKEIAKSMVQRCGGLPLGIITLAGNMKGVDDIHEWREALEELEGSFLGQNGNLFDSLHLSFNHLRDSRLKECFLYCSFYPENYKIPRDELIRLLILEGVMDKRRSRLSLFDQGHVMLKRLESICLLESHTEVNVSNYRETECVKMHCLIRDMALTIMDFDSKYMVKSGRCLKHIPDEIEWKGDLEKVSLLHNNISLISSGTSPNCPKLSSLNLASNPLRLIPDSFFFRLRALRVLNLSRNCELEMLPNSISQLGNLTALLLFDCCRLSFVPPIGKLKALRELDLCHTAINNVPEGMERLVNLNCLNMDRTGLRMIPDGTIYRLSHLQSLRIPEDVEVRVEELKALKHLEEFQGGFYDIDTLCHFVRSMPNN, from the exons ATGGCTAATAAACTTATAGACCTTGGTATCAGACCATTATATGGTTACATTTCCCTTGAGAAGAAGATGCAACATGTTCAAAAAGAACTTGATCATTTGAGGCATCAATGGGACAATATGATCGCGAGAGTCCAAGGTGCACAGTCACACCtgcgaaagaaaaggaagagggcAGTTGAAGAGTGGCTTAAAGCAgtagatgaaataaaaatagaatTTGGAAGCCTCAAAGAACAAGCCCAGCAAGCTAGCTTTTACAGTATATATGCGCGTTTGAAGATGGTGCAACATGCTGATAAAATGATTAAGGAAGTTACAGAGCTGGGTGCATCTCTAGAGGAGATTTTGCCTGATGGGCTGCTAGTAGAAACAGAGTGGCAAGGCcaaaaaattgaaacaaatttgAAAGAAATCTGGGCATGGCTTATGAATGATGGGATCTcaagtgttggaatatatggtATGGCAGGAGTAGGCAAGACAACTTTAGCAAAACGTATCTATGAGGATTTTGTCATTGGAACTAAATTCTCTGATAAAGTTTACTGGGTTACTGCCTCACAAGAGGGGACCATCCATAAATTACAGGACAGTGTTGCCATAGCCATAAATGTGGATCTCTCAAATGAGGAAGATGAGAGGAAAAGGGCAGCCAAATTGTTCCTGGCATTAAGCAGAATGGAAGATTTTGTGATCATATTGGATGATGTATGGATCCcatttgacataaataaaattGGAATTCCTTTAGGTTTAGATGGAAGCAAGTTGATAGTAACCAGTCGATCATTAGAAGTGTGTCATCAAGTCGGTTGCCAAAAGGAAATAAAAGTCAAACCTCTTTGCGAGAAAGAAGCTTGGACATTGTTTCTGGAGAAACTTCGCCCTTCACTTGAACTTCCTTTGGATGTAAAGGAGATTGCGAAGTCTATGGTTCAAAGATGCGGTGGTCTGCCACTAGGGATTATCACCTTGGCTGGAAACATGAAGGGAGTGGATGACATTCATGAGTGGAGGGAAGCCTTGGAAGAGTTGGAAGGATCTTTTCTTGGGCAAAATGGCAATCTCTTTGATAGCTTACATCTCAGTTTTAATCACTTGAGAGATAGCAGACTGAAGGAATGCTTCTTGTATTGCTCTTTCTACCCTGAAAACTACAAAATTCCAAGGGATGAATTAATAAGATTGTTGATTTTGGAAGGAGTCATGGATAAAAGAAGATCAAGGCTATCGTTATTTGACCAGGGTCATGTGATGCTGAAAAGACTTGAAAGTATATGCTTATTGGAAAGCCATACTGAAGTTAATGTGAGTAATTATAGAGAAACTGAATGTGTCAAGATGCATTGTTTGATAAGAGATATGGCACTAACGATAATGGACTTTGACAGTAAGTATATGGTAAAATCTGGAAGATGCTTGAAACATATACCAGATGAGATTGAATGGAAAGGGGACTTGGAAAAGGTCTCATTGCTACATAACAACATATCATTAATTTCGTCAGGCACATCACCTAACTGTCCTAAACTTTCAAGCTTGAATTTGGCGAGTAATCCATTGAGGTTAATTCCTGATTCATTCTTTTTTCGGTTGAGAGCCCTCCGAGTTCTGAATTTAAGCCGCAACTGTGAACTTGAAATGCTGCCAAACAGTATTTCACAATTGGGGAACCTTACTGCACTGTTACTGTTTGATTGTTGTAGACTCAGTTTTGTACCGCCAATAGGGAAGCTCAAGGCATTAAGGGAGTTAGATTTATGCCATACTGCTATCAACAATGTACCTGAAGGCATGGAAAGATTGGTCAATCTGAACTGCCTAAACATGGATAGGACAGGGTTGAGGATGATTCCAGATGGTACAATATACAGACTCTCCCATCTTCAAAGCCTTCGGATTCCAGAAGATGTGGAAGTCAGAGTAGAAGAACTAAAGGCACTGAAACATCTGGAAGAATTTCAAGGTGGATTTTATGATATAGACACTCTTTGTCATTTTGTTAG GTCCATGCCAAATAACTAA
- the LOC113699279 gene encoding putative disease resistance protein At4g10780, producing MLKTVLNVFLGIVANLGIEWMRSHSGLDAKMKTLERRIRVLTKKARDIHMTIRHEQDLHSGYKRKREVGDWLKNVKRKKMKYQGLKRDYQRRPFPSRISLARYVDAMIQEASDLLEQGSFCGGYMITVHEESKPLVTEELIGQSVQQNLTDTRALLMDDKVSCIGIYGMPGVGKTAVASHIHNELLKEDKFLKHVYWFSDANSEVSKLQDDLATVLHLDLPNMDAGDDRRAAKLASALERKNKFVIILDGLLTPIDVGTIGIPLGKEGRKLIVVSRSLDVCHRTGCQKEIKVQPLSADEGRMLFMEKLRSRDQELLPDVQEISRSISEKYGGLPLGIIAKARSMIGANDIRQWRDALAEMEERPDDAVFEVMKSSFYGLRNERWKTSFLHCSILLKDETVPRDEVVRGLISEGFLDRRCREAKLDQGHTILKALEKACLLDRVVNDGVDCLKMHPLMRDMATEIMKSDPTYMTYQQNAISQ from the exons ATGCTCAAGACAGTTTTGAACGTGTTTCTGGGAATTGTAGCAAATCTTGGCATAGAGTGGATGCGCAGTCACTCAGGCCTTGACGCAAAGATGAAGACTCTAGAAAGAAGAATTCGTGTGCTGACCAAAAAAGCACGTGACATACACATGACAATAAGACATGAGCAAGACCTACATTCAGGATATAAAAGAAAGAGGGAAGTTGGGGATTGGTTGAAAAatgtaaaaagaaagaaaatgaaataccAAGGCCTGAAAAGAGATTACCAGAGGAGACCATTTCCTTCGCGTATTTCATTGGCACGGTACGTTGATGCAATGATTCAGGAGGCATCAGATCTTCTTGAACAAGGGTCATTTTGCGGTGGCTATATGATTACTGTCCATGAGGAGAGCAAGCCCCTGGTAACAGAAGAGCTGATAGGCCAATCAGTTCAACAAAATTTGACAGACACACGGGCTTTGTTAATGGATGACAAGGTTTCATGCATTGGAATCTATGGTATGCCTGGAGTAGGCAAGACGGCTGTAGCAAGTCATATCCATAACGAGCTATTAAAAGAAGACAAATTTTTGAAGCATGTATATTGGTTCAGTGATGCTAATTCTGAAGTCTCCAAATTGCAGGACGACTTGGCGACAGTCTTGCATCTCGATCTCCCAAATATGGATGCCGGTGATGATAGGAGGGCAGCCAAATTAGCCTCGGCATTAGAGAGGAAGAACAAGTTTGTGATCATACTCGACGGTTTATTGACGCCTATTGATGTCGGAACGATAGGAATTCctctaggaaaagaagggaGGAAGTTGATTGTGGTTAGTCGATCATTGGATGTATGCCACAGAACGGGATGCCAAAAGGAAATTAAGGTGCAACCTCTTTCTGCTGATGAAGGTCGGATGCTGTTTATGGAGAAACTTCGTAGTAGGGACCAAGAGCTCCTACCGGATGTCCAAGAGATTTCCAGGTCTATTTCagaaaagtacggaggtttGCCTCTTGGGATCATCGCTAAGGCGAGAAGCATGATAGGGGCTAATGACATTCGCCAGTGGAGAGATGCATTGGCAGAGATGGAAGAACGACCAGATGATGCGGTTTTTGAGGTAATGAAAAGCAGTTTTTATGGCTTGAGAAATGAAAGGTGGAAGACCAGCTTCTTGCATTGCTCTATCCTCTTGAAAGATGAAACAGTTCCAAGGGATGAAGTAGTTAGAGGGCTCATCTCGGAAGGATTTCTAGATAGAAGATGCAGAGAAGCAAAGCTTGATCAGGGTCATACCATACTCAAAGCACTCGAGAAGGCTTGTTTACTGGATCGTGTTGTGAATGATGGAGTGGATTGCTTGAAGATGCATCCTTTGATGAGAGACATGGCCACTGAGATAATGAAGAGTGATCCAACCTACATG ACATACCAACAGAATGCCATATCCCAGTGA